The stretch of DNA TCGGCGGTGCGCAGCAGCCACTTGCGGGTGCCATCAACCGAGTGCTGAGCCTCGACCACGTCGGGCCGCCCGATCACGAAACGCTCCGCCAGCCACGGGCGCATCGGTTTGGCGATGTCGGTCATCGCCTCGAAATCGGTGACGCCGCGGTGGTAGAGCCAGTGAAAAACCTGCTTGGCGCGCAGCTTCGCGGCCTTGGCGTCGAGCCCGGCCTCTTCGAACAGCTCGCGGATGCGGGGGCGGGGCAGGCCGATCAGGTCGACGCGGCCATCGGCGCGCGGCGTGATGTCGCGCGAAGCGGGAACCGGGTCGACGTGGCCCGGAATGGTCATGAGTGCAGTATCGGCCATGGGTCGCGGCCATATAGTGCGACTTGGGCCGTTTGGCGAGTCAGCGTCGTCCGGCGCATCCCACCGTTGCCGCGTCGATCGCTGTGGCGGCGCCTGCGAGCGTGTAGCGGTCGGTGAAACCTGCCCCCGATACGCTCATCCGGCTGGCCGAGCGCAGCGCGGCGACAATCGCCGCATCATCGCCTGCATCCCTGGCCCAGGCATTGCGCCCCTTGGCGACGAGGTCGAAGCGCTTGCCGCTCACCACCAGCCGCGCGCCCGCCTTGTCTGCGACCTCGCGCGACAGCACGATATGCACCGCCCCGCGCACGCCCTTGTCGGGCCAGTTCGAGACCGTGGCATAGGCCGGCGCGGCGGTCTTTCCTTGCGCCTTGGCAATGGCATAGCAGCGCAGGGGGGAGGGGTCCTTGAACGCCGCCCAGCTTTCGTAAACGCCAAGGCTCTCGCGCGCAGCCAGCGGCGCGGCGAGGGTGAGCAGAAGAAGCGCGGCGAGCCTAATCATAGTCAATTCCCAGCACTTCCCACTCGCGGCTGCCCGAGGGGAGGCTCACCACGCGCAAATCCCCGACGCTCGCGCCCCGCAGCGCGCGGGCCAATGGAGAATTCCAGCCGATCCGGCCCGCGCCCGCATCCTGCTCGTCGTCGCCGACCAGCGTGACGGTCTGCCGGTTGTCGTCCTCGTCCGCAATTGTCACTGTCGCGCCGAAGAACACCCGCGCCCGGTCGATCTGCGCCGCCGGGTCGACCACCCGCAGCGCCTTCATCCGCCGGGCGAGATGCGCCAGCTCGCGGTCGACCTCGCGCATCTTCTTGCGCCCGTAGAGGTAGTCGCCGTTCTCGGATCGGTCGCCATTGCCCGCCGCCCAGCTCACGATCTCGACGATCGCCGGGCGTTCGGTGCCGAGCAGGTGATCGTACCGCGCCTTCAGCGCCGCCATCCCGGCGGGCGTGATCGGTGCCCCCTGCGGTTTCATCGCGTCAGCGCAAGAAGCTGTCGACCGGGCGCGGCAGGCCGGCCTCTTGCGGATACATGTGCGAATAGGTCACCGCATTGCCGATCACGCGCATGATGTAATAGCGCGTCTCGAAATTGGCGGGGATCTTCTCGACCCATGTCACCCAGTCGATCTCGCCCTTGCGCGGGTCGCCGTTGAGCCGCAGCCACTGGTTCACGCGCCCCGGCCCGGCATTGTAGGCGCCCACGGCCAGCGGATAGGCGCCGCCGTAGTAGCTCATCATCCGCGCGAAATAGGCATCACCCAGTTGAATATTGTATTGCGGCGCCTCGGTCAGGTTGCTGGCGAGGTATTGCCCCCCCGATTTGCCCGCCTGTTCGCGCGCCGTGCCCGGCATCAGCTGCATCAGCCCGATCGCGCCCGCATGGCTGCGCCGGGTGCGGTCGAATTCGCTTTCCTGCCGCGCGATGGCGTGGACCATCGTCCAGTCATTGACGAAGGAGGGCGTCGGCACGGTGGGAAAACCGATGCGTTCAAGGCCATTGAGGCCGTTCTCGCCCGCCTTCATGCCCAGCACCACAGCCATTTCGTCGAGCCCGACTTCGCGTGCGAGCATCGCTGCCATCAGCATTTCGGTCGGCGTGTCGGCCTCGTCGCCCAGCGCTTCGAAGAAACGGCGTTCGGTGCGCCAGTCGCGGCGCGTGCGGGCGAGCGCGCGGATCGCTTTCACGACAGGGCGCGCTTCGAACTCGGCGCGCACGCTGGCGTCCATCGCGGGCTGCGGCAGTCCGGCAAAGCTCGGCATCGGGCGGCCGAGCGCCGATAGGGCGAGCTGCGAGTAGTAATATTCGGGCCACTGCGCCGCCATTTCGAAATAGGTGCGCGCCGCGCCCTCGTTGCCCGCAGTGCGTGCGGCGCGCCCGGCCCAGTAATAGCCCTTGGCCTTGGTCAGTGGGGTCTTGGCCGCATCACCGTAGCGCGCGAAGAGCGGCGCGGCGCTGGCGCCGTCGCCCATATTCCACAGCGCCTTGGTGCCCCCCAGCCACATCAGATCGGTCAGCCGGTCGCGCAGCGTGAAGCTGGTCGCCGACAGATCGGTGCCGGGGGCGAAGAGATCCTCGCTTCGGGCGGCAATGCGGGCCGCGTCGCTCGGCCCGACATCTTCGGCAAGGCCCAGCAACTGGCCGACGAATGCCTCGGGATCGAGCGCCGGGCGGTTGAAGGCCGGGCGATTGGTGAAGACCCGCGCGGCTTCATAATTCTGGCCGCTCGACCGCAGAAACTTGACGAGGTTGAAGACATAGCCGGGATCGGCCTCCGCCCCGGCGGGCACCGCGATCCCCGCCGCTTCGGGGCGGGCGCCGCGCACCAGCGACAGGCGCGCCAGTGCCAGCGGGCGGTCGGGTTCGGCAAGGTTGATCACATGGCGCGAGGCGGCATCGGCCTTGCCCTGCCACAGCAGCGCATCGGCGCGCAGCGCATGATCTTCCGCGGTGAACTGCGAACCCCAGATCTGGGAAATATAGAGCTCCACCGCATCGCCCATTTCGCCGCCGCGCCACGCCTTGCGTGCTTCGGTCAGCGCCTCGGGCCGCTGCACGGCGGCGAGCGCCAGAGCATAACGCGCGCGG from Porphyrobacter sp. YT40 encodes:
- a CDS encoding lytic transglycosylase domain-containing protein, with protein sequence MVRKLMNSSRIYAAILGVGASALVAMPAAAQDWGSGSDLVARQPGAVDAAIARWEVLQASRTHSFADYAGFVMAWPGFPRADILRLRAEAALENEAPPQADVIAFFDANPPLTNPARARYALALAAVQRPEALTEARKAWRGGEMGDAVELYISQIWGSQFTAEDHALRADALLWQGKADAASRHVINLAEPDRPLALARLSLVRGARPEAAGIAVPAGAEADPGYVFNLVKFLRSSGQNYEAARVFTNRPAFNRPALDPEAFVGQLLGLAEDVGPSDAARIAARSEDLFAPGTDLSATSFTLRDRLTDLMWLGGTKALWNMGDGASAAPLFARYGDAAKTPLTKAKGYYWAGRAARTAGNEGAARTYFEMAAQWPEYYYSQLALSALGRPMPSFAGLPQPAMDASVRAEFEARPVVKAIRALARTRRDWRTERRFFEALGDEADTPTEMLMAAMLAREVGLDEMAVVLGMKAGENGLNGLERIGFPTVPTPSFVNDWTMVHAIARQESEFDRTRRSHAGAIGLMQLMPGTAREQAGKSGGQYLASNLTEAPQYNIQLGDAYFARMMSYYGGAYPLAVGAYNAGPGRVNQWLRLNGDPRKGEIDWVTWVEKIPANFETRYYIMRVIGNAVTYSHMYPQEAGLPRPVDSFLR
- a CDS encoding GreA/GreB family elongation factor, which gives rise to MKPQGAPITPAGMAALKARYDHLLGTERPAIVEIVSWAAGNGDRSENGDYLYGRKKMREVDRELAHLARRMKALRVVDPAAQIDRARVFFGATVTIADEDDNRQTVTLVGDDEQDAGAGRIGWNSPLARALRGASVGDLRVVSLPSGSREWEVLGIDYD